The following proteins come from a genomic window of Sphaerisporangium rubeum:
- a CDS encoding alpha/beta hydrolase-fold protein: protein MPVVHPHPTTRSRKSRRLRSILAGLTVAAGLTTGALAVPAAAAPTPPSTLGPTVVKTDAPPSGYAVKFRYEAPAGVNAVHVYGDWFFSRPENVNCNDCGDARPPSQWQPGDIHATPWHTIAMTKGEDGVWETTVPLPAGTYRYAYTHDCASPLATGCTLYDDPVNRWEVPPPYPGAPGAVRSRIFVPESKKFPTYDTDYQSPEGKRGTIEPRRYTSPLSTNPAGVHDLVVYTPHGYDPNRATPYPTLYLSHGGGDHSTAWTMQGVAHHILENAIRDGEAQQMVIVSTDFNGLPGGNQGFANELRNNVIPFVEQNYNVSTRSQDRAFAGFSAGGSRAFTIMYDNTDLFGYHAAWSIGGPAANQAQLDRLKTVPGGIFLGTGLQDRLGNIAQNSLLRAAALRNAGVNITEYNVPGVHTWHVWRPLLNFYIRSLAFHTTTTSLAVESEPAGNSHNVKVTATATVTPVSNNTATPKGKVEFYSGDTLLGSAPLKKDGVATFKKAVDGALLDGPVVAHYKGDKLYNASQSTPVNAG, encoded by the coding sequence ATGCCCGTCGTCCACCCCCATCCCACGACCAGATCCCGGAAGAGCAGACGGCTGAGGTCGATCCTGGCCGGCCTCACCGTCGCGGCCGGGCTCACGACCGGAGCTCTGGCCGTTCCGGCGGCGGCGGCTCCCACTCCGCCGTCGACCCTCGGGCCGACCGTGGTCAAGACCGACGCTCCGCCGAGCGGTTACGCGGTGAAGTTCCGTTACGAGGCCCCCGCCGGGGTCAACGCCGTGCACGTCTACGGTGACTGGTTCTTCTCGCGGCCTGAGAACGTGAACTGCAACGACTGTGGTGACGCTCGTCCGCCGTCGCAGTGGCAGCCCGGTGACATCCACGCCACTCCGTGGCACACGATCGCGATGACCAAGGGTGAGGACGGGGTGTGGGAGACCACGGTCCCCCTGCCCGCCGGCACCTACCGCTACGCCTACACCCACGATTGCGCGAGTCCGCTGGCCACGGGCTGCACCCTGTACGACGACCCGGTCAACCGCTGGGAAGTGCCGCCCCCCTACCCCGGCGCGCCGGGTGCGGTGCGCAGCCGCATCTTCGTGCCCGAGAGCAAGAAGTTCCCCACCTACGACACCGACTACCAGTCGCCGGAGGGCAAGCGCGGCACGATCGAGCCGCGCCGGTACACCTCGCCGCTGTCGACCAACCCGGCCGGCGTGCACGACCTGGTCGTCTACACCCCCCACGGCTACGACCCCAACCGGGCCACGCCGTACCCGACCCTGTACCTGAGCCACGGCGGCGGTGACCACTCGACCGCGTGGACGATGCAGGGAGTGGCGCACCACATCCTGGAGAACGCCATCCGGGACGGCGAGGCCCAGCAGATGGTCATCGTGTCGACCGACTTCAACGGCCTGCCCGGCGGCAACCAGGGCTTCGCCAACGAACTGCGCAACAACGTCATCCCGTTCGTCGAGCAGAACTACAACGTCTCCACCCGCTCGCAGGACCGCGCGTTCGCCGGGTTCTCCGCCGGCGGCAGCCGCGCCTTCACCATCATGTACGACAACACCGACCTGTTCGGCTACCACGCCGCCTGGAGCATCGGCGGACCGGCCGCCAACCAGGCCCAGCTCGACCGGTTGAAGACGGTGCCCGGCGGCATCTTCCTCGGCACCGGTCTCCAGGACCGCCTCGGCAACATCGCGCAGAACTCACTCCTGCGGGCCGCGGCCCTCAGGAACGCCGGCGTGAACATCACCGAGTACAACGTCCCGGGTGTCCACACCTGGCACGTCTGGCGTCCGCTGCTCAACTTCTACATCCGCAGCCTGGCCTTCCACACCACCACGACGAGCCTCGCGGTCGAGTCCGAGCCCGCAGGGAACTCCCACAACGTCAAGGTCACCGCGACCGCGACGGTGACCCCCGTGTCCAACAACACCGCCACGCCGAAGGGCAAGGTGGAGTTCTACTCCGGCGACACCCTGCTCGGGTCCGCGCCGCTCAAGAAGGACGGTGTCGCGACCTTCAAGAAGGCCGTGGACGGCGCGCTTCTCGACGGCCCCGTGGTGGCCCACTACAAGGGCGACAAGCTGTACAACGCCTCACAGAGCACACCGGTGAACGCCGGCTGA
- a CDS encoding isovaleryl-CoA dehydrogenase, with protein sequence MTHDVFNQAPPYAGHDVSADPALVEGLRRESADWAIGELRGLGTLAGSPRAQEWGRLANDHPPVLRTHDPYGHRVDEVEFHPAWHELMAVAVGHGLHAAPWAAARPGAHVARAAKFYVWSQVEAGHGCPISMTYASVAALRHSPTLSAEWEPLLTSRSYEFGLRPASAKRGVLAGMAMTEKQGGSDVRANTTTAEPRADGTYALTGHKWFNSAPMCDVFLVLAQAPRGLSCFLLPRVLPDGTRNAMRLMRLKDKLGNRSNASAEVEYEGAVAHLVGEEGRGVRTIIEMVNMTRLDCVIGSAAGMRLGVTRAVHHATHRTAFGHPLIDQPLMRNVLADLTLESEAATALMIRLAGATDKAIRGDSTESALRRIALATAKYWICKRAPGHAAESLECLGGNGYVEDSQMPRLFRESPLNGIWEGSGNVAALDLLRSIAKEPANLDAYFTEVEQAKGADLHLDTAVRQVKDSFTDPSTLEYRARQVAERLALVLQASLLVRFSPPAVADAFCAARLGPERNMAYGGLPSGVDIESIIERVLTVKSTTG encoded by the coding sequence TTGACGCACGACGTCTTCAACCAGGCCCCCCCGTACGCCGGCCACGACGTGTCGGCCGACCCGGCGCTGGTGGAGGGACTGCGGCGTGAGTCGGCGGACTGGGCCATCGGCGAACTGCGCGGCCTCGGCACGCTCGCCGGCTCACCGCGCGCGCAGGAATGGGGACGCCTCGCCAACGACCACCCTCCGGTCCTGCGCACCCACGACCCGTACGGCCACCGCGTCGACGAGGTCGAGTTCCACCCCGCGTGGCACGAGCTGATGGCCGTCGCCGTCGGACACGGCCTGCACGCCGCGCCGTGGGCCGCCGCACGACCCGGAGCGCACGTGGCGCGCGCCGCCAAGTTCTACGTGTGGTCCCAGGTCGAGGCCGGCCACGGCTGTCCCATCTCGATGACGTACGCCAGCGTCGCGGCCCTGCGCCACTCCCCCACGCTCTCCGCCGAGTGGGAACCGCTGCTCACCTCCCGCAGCTACGAATTCGGCCTGCGGCCCGCGTCGGCCAAACGCGGTGTCCTCGCCGGCATGGCCATGACCGAGAAGCAAGGCGGCTCCGACGTCCGCGCCAACACCACCACCGCCGAGCCCCGGGCCGACGGCACCTATGCGCTGACCGGCCACAAATGGTTCAACTCGGCTCCCATGTGCGACGTCTTCCTCGTCCTGGCCCAGGCCCCCCGCGGCCTGTCCTGCTTCCTGCTCCCCCGCGTCCTCCCCGACGGCACCCGCAACGCCATGCGCCTCATGCGCCTGAAGGACAAACTCGGCAACCGCTCCAACGCCTCCGCCGAGGTCGAGTACGAAGGCGCCGTGGCCCACCTGGTCGGCGAGGAAGGCCGCGGCGTCCGCACCATCATCGAGATGGTCAACATGACCCGCCTCGACTGCGTCATCGGCTCCGCCGCCGGCATGCGCCTCGGCGTCACCCGCGCCGTCCACCACGCCACCCACCGGACCGCCTTCGGCCACCCCTTGATCGACCAACCCCTGATGCGCAACGTCCTGGCCGACCTGACCCTTGAATCCGAGGCGGCGACCGCTTTGATGATCCGCCTCGCCGGCGCCACCGACAAAGCCATCCGCGGCGACTCCACAGAAAGCGCACTGCGCCGTATAGCGCTGGCGACCGCCAAATACTGGATCTGCAAACGCGCTCCCGGCCACGCCGCCGAATCCCTCGAATGCCTCGGTGGAAACGGCTACGTCGAGGACTCCCAAATGCCACGGCTTTTCCGCGAGTCCCCCCTGAACGGCATCTGGGAGGGCTCCGGCAACGTCGCCGCCCTGGACCTTCTCCGATCCATCGCCAAGGAACCCGCCAACCTGGACGCGTACTTCACCGAGGTCGAGCAGGCCAAGGGAGCCGACCTCCACCTCGACACCGCCGTCCGCCAGGTCAAGGACTCCTTCACCGACCCCTCGACCCTGGAGTACCGCGCACGCCAGGTGGCCGAACGCCTGGCCCTCGTGCTGCAGGCGTCCCTTCTGGTCAGGTTCAGCCCGCCGGCCGTCGCGGACGCCTTCTGCGCCGCCCGCCTCGGACCGGAACGGAACATGGCCTACGGCGGCCTGCCGTCCGGCGTCGACATCGAATCGATCATCGAGCGCGTTCTCACAGTGAAGTCGACCACCGGTTGA
- a CDS encoding sigma-70 family RNA polymerase sigma factor, translating into MEAAGTTDDRSLHQRVVGGDEDALGELHERFYPLVLGLALRITRDRLVAEDIVQEVFVTFWERPLAFDPDRGSLRSWLATIAHRRAVDHVRAEERRRVAALGPRLTEPEPSPLEDWVLAADEAARVRTAVSRLPGGLREAIELAYYRGRTYRQTAEELGLPEGTVKSRIRLGLRKLADALADEEV; encoded by the coding sequence TTGGAGGCGGCGGGCACCACCGATGACCGGTCGTTGCACCAGCGTGTCGTCGGCGGGGACGAGGACGCGCTCGGCGAGCTGCACGAGCGGTTCTACCCACTGGTGCTCGGGCTCGCGCTGCGGATCACCCGCGACCGGCTGGTGGCCGAGGACATCGTGCAGGAGGTCTTCGTCACCTTCTGGGAGCGTCCGCTGGCCTTCGACCCCGACCGCGGCTCCCTGCGGTCCTGGCTCGCCACCATCGCGCACCGCCGGGCCGTCGACCACGTACGCGCCGAGGAACGCCGCCGCGTCGCCGCGCTCGGGCCGCGTCTGACCGAGCCCGAGCCGAGCCCCCTTGAGGACTGGGTCCTCGCCGCCGACGAGGCGGCCCGCGTCCGCACCGCCGTGAGCCGCCTCCCCGGCGGTCTGCGCGAGGCCATCGAACTCGCGTACTACCGTGGCCGTACCTACAGGCAGACGGCGGAGGAGCTCGGTCTCCCCGAGGGGACCGTCAAGTCCCGCATCCGCCTGGGGCTGCGCAAACTGGCCGACGCTCTCGCGGACGAGGAGGTGTGA
- a CDS encoding maleylpyruvate isomerase family mycothiol-dependent enzyme, whose translation MAPAPASGPDTPFVPEPGRLARLALDAYAETAAEPPAGARDRLLAAARVRRGPAVRAGFAVSYAARVAAMDALLAGATPADWATVIVEGWTLQELVAHLAATDSLVAAAMGVRVTGPPIAADEVLSRTADVIAYQRDRDPALTRADWRAQAEAICARAVTMDAAVPVAPGGIGFPVGDHVLARMLETWIHTADAATVIGVPLPPPLPAHIHPTADFCARLVPLTMALSGMTPGAKALRLELTGSGGGTWHVPLDLSAPAAPHAGQPADVSITCDTVAFCFLLGGRGTPATFPADVDGDSGLAADVLTAAPALSGP comes from the coding sequence GTGGCCCCTGCACCGGCGTCCGGGCCGGACACCCCATTCGTCCCCGAGCCCGGCCGCCTCGCACGGCTCGCGCTCGACGCGTACGCCGAGACCGCCGCCGAGCCGCCGGCCGGTGCGCGGGACCGGCTGCTCGCCGCCGCGCGCGTCAGGCGGGGGCCCGCCGTGCGCGCCGGCTTCGCCGTGTCGTACGCCGCCAGGGTTGCCGCCATGGACGCGCTGCTGGCCGGCGCCACCCCCGCCGACTGGGCCACGGTGATCGTCGAGGGCTGGACGCTGCAGGAACTGGTCGCGCACCTTGCCGCCACCGACAGCCTGGTGGCGGCGGCCATGGGGGTGCGGGTCACCGGGCCGCCGATCGCGGCCGACGAGGTGCTGTCCCGCACCGCCGACGTGATCGCCTACCAGCGTGACCGTGACCCCGCGCTGACCCGCGCCGACTGGCGGGCCCAGGCCGAGGCGATCTGCGCGCGTGCCGTCACCATGGACGCCGCCGTCCCGGTCGCTCCCGGCGGCATCGGCTTCCCGGTCGGCGACCACGTGCTGGCCCGCATGCTCGAGACCTGGATCCACACCGCCGACGCCGCCACCGTGATCGGCGTGCCGCTGCCGCCACCCCTGCCGGCCCACATCCACCCGACCGCGGACTTCTGCGCACGTCTCGTCCCGCTGACCATGGCCCTGTCCGGCATGACCCCCGGCGCCAAGGCCCTGCGGCTGGAGCTCACCGGGTCCGGCGGCGGCACATGGCACGTTCCGCTGGACCTGTCCGCGCCGGCCGCACCGCACGCGGGTCAGCCGGCCGACGTCTCCATCACGTGCGACACCGTCGCGTTCTGCTTCCTGCTCGGCGGTCGCGGCACCCCGGCGACATTCCCCGCCGATGTGGACGGCGACAGCGGGCTCGCGGCGGACGTCCTCACCGCGGCCCCGGCCCTGTCGGGCCCGTGA
- a CDS encoding DUF1707 SHOCT-like domain-containing protein: MRASDAEREAVVERLREASVEGRLTLAELTDRTEAAYLAATHAELAQITADLPDTARAPYPAAPPPAVPPGKARRWYVAVMGDTKRRGKWRVDQEIGAVAVMGDVTIDLREAEVRSNVIDIVATAVMGDVKIIVPDGVDVDLSGVAFMGDKKVNVIEAPPGQNVPVVRVRAYVVMGDVKVIGDSRAKPIARSLFAWSEWWMQRRGELHRGFGEELHSARRMMRHELREARRQMRHGGFPPPPPPPPPDVNPPPGPPRPPGW; the protein is encoded by the coding sequence ATGCGGGCTTCGGACGCCGAGCGGGAGGCCGTGGTCGAGCGGCTGCGGGAGGCGTCCGTCGAGGGACGCCTGACGCTCGCGGAGCTGACCGATCGCACGGAGGCCGCCTACCTGGCCGCCACCCACGCGGAGCTGGCGCAGATCACCGCGGATCTGCCGGACACGGCGCGGGCCCCGTACCCCGCGGCGCCTCCCCCCGCCGTACCCCCCGGCAAGGCCCGCCGGTGGTACGTCGCGGTGATGGGGGACACCAAGCGGCGCGGCAAGTGGCGGGTGGACCAGGAGATCGGCGCGGTCGCGGTGATGGGGGACGTCACGATCGACCTGCGTGAGGCCGAGGTGCGGTCCAATGTGATCGACATCGTGGCGACCGCGGTGATGGGGGACGTCAAGATCATCGTGCCGGACGGTGTGGACGTGGACCTCAGCGGGGTCGCGTTCATGGGTGACAAGAAGGTCAACGTCATCGAGGCGCCGCCGGGCCAGAACGTCCCGGTCGTCCGGGTCCGCGCGTACGTGGTGATGGGGGACGTCAAGGTCATCGGCGACTCCAGGGCCAAGCCGATCGCGCGCAGCCTGTTCGCGTGGAGCGAGTGGTGGATGCAGCGCCGCGGTGAGCTGCACCGCGGCTTCGGCGAGGAACTGCACTCCGCGCGCCGCATGATGCGTCACGAACTTCGCGAGGCGCGCCGTCAGATGCGGCACGGCGGTTTCCCTCCCCCGCCGCCGCCTCCGCCGCCTGACGTGAACCCGCCGCCGGGCCCGCCGAGGCCGCCGGGCTGGTGA
- a CDS encoding GOLPH3/VPS74 family protein: protein MDLPESLPERLYLLAYDIDKRRLTSRPRLGYLMRAAILAELLIQGHIADATGGPVAQTQAVPDPLLDEVLQQIAASRRRSWQHWVGKRNRQATGQVRDRLERGHWIRVERRRLLGIFPYSAVTVRDTRVVRHLRTIVASSVRGAAPVTRTDRRDAALVALAAMARLRAGLSRADWRAARTRVDTLGDTIAPIPRALRKAIQAAEAAASAAG, encoded by the coding sequence ATGGACCTGCCTGAGAGCCTGCCGGAACGGCTGTACCTGCTCGCCTACGACATCGACAAGCGGCGCCTGACCTCGCGGCCGCGGCTCGGCTACCTGATGCGGGCCGCCATCCTGGCCGAGTTGCTCATCCAGGGGCACATCGCGGACGCGACCGGGGGGCCGGTGGCGCAGACGCAGGCCGTGCCGGACCCGCTGCTCGACGAGGTGCTGCAACAGATCGCGGCGTCGCGGCGCCGTAGCTGGCAGCACTGGGTCGGCAAGCGGAACCGCCAGGCCACGGGCCAGGTGCGCGACCGCCTGGAGCGGGGCCACTGGATCCGGGTGGAACGGCGGCGCCTGCTCGGGATCTTCCCCTACAGCGCGGTCACCGTCCGCGACACCCGGGTGGTGCGCCACCTGCGCACGATCGTGGCGAGTTCGGTTCGCGGCGCCGCGCCGGTCACCCGTACCGACCGCCGGGACGCGGCGCTGGTGGCGCTGGCCGCCATGGCCCGCCTGCGTGCCGGACTGTCGCGCGCCGACTGGCGCGCGGCGCGCACCCGGGTGGACACCTTGGGGGACACGATCGCCCCCATCCCCCGCGCGCTCCGCAAGGCCATCCAGGCCGCCGAGGCCGCGGCGAGCGCCGCCGGCTGA
- a CDS encoding SPFH domain-containing protein, whose product MAAREVEGVVVEMPEARVSEKAAPNVSGWPMALLVLVLLGAAGYFLSQAERGGGFVAAGAVLVFVAVVVASGLLAIAPGQARVVQLLGRYVGTVRTDGLRWTVPFTQRNRLSTRIRNHETGVSKVNDVEGNPIEMAAVVVWRVEDTAKAVFEVDDFVEFVAIQTETAVRHIAGNYPYDSSDSTQLSLRENADEITAKLSAEISARVASAGVLVIESRITRLAYSPEIAQAMLRRQQAGAVVAARRQIVEGAVGMVEAALHRLDAADVVDLDDERKAAMVSNLLVVLCGDRDVQPVVNTGSLYQ is encoded by the coding sequence ATGGCGGCGAGAGAAGTCGAGGGTGTCGTGGTGGAGATGCCGGAGGCGCGGGTCAGTGAGAAGGCGGCGCCGAACGTGTCGGGGTGGCCGATGGCGTTGCTGGTCCTTGTGCTGCTCGGAGCGGCGGGGTACTTCCTGTCGCAGGCGGAGCGAGGCGGGGGGTTCGTGGCGGCCGGCGCGGTGCTGGTGTTCGTCGCGGTGGTGGTGGCGAGTGGGTTGCTCGCCATCGCGCCGGGGCAGGCGCGGGTGGTGCAGTTGCTCGGGAGGTATGTCGGGACGGTGCGGACGGACGGGCTGCGGTGGACGGTGCCGTTCACGCAGCGGAACAGGCTCTCGACGCGGATCCGGAACCACGAGACGGGGGTGTCCAAGGTCAACGACGTCGAGGGGAACCCGATCGAGATGGCGGCGGTCGTGGTGTGGCGGGTGGAGGACACCGCGAAGGCGGTGTTCGAGGTGGATGACTTCGTGGAGTTCGTCGCGATCCAGACGGAGACCGCGGTGCGGCACATCGCGGGGAACTATCCGTACGACTCCTCCGACTCGACGCAGTTGTCGCTGCGGGAGAACGCCGACGAGATCACGGCCAAGTTGTCGGCGGAGATCTCGGCGCGGGTCGCCTCGGCCGGGGTGCTGGTGATCGAGTCGCGCATCACGCGGCTGGCGTACTCGCCTGAGATCGCGCAGGCCATGTTGCGGAGGCAGCAGGCCGGTGCGGTCGTGGCGGCGCGGCGGCAGATCGTCGAGGGTGCGGTCGGCATGGTGGAGGCGGCGCTGCACCGGCTGGACGCGGCCGACGTGGTGGACCTGGACGACGAGCGCAAGGCCGCCATGGTCAGCAACCTGCTCGTGGTGCTGTGCGGCGACCGGGACGTGCAGCCGGTGGTCAACACCGGCTCGCTGTACCAGTGA
- a CDS encoding helix-turn-helix domain-containing protein, whose amino-acid sequence MAVFRDVLADPEWRAAVETLTPRQLDVFLLLGRGMSTKQIAARLGVTEHTVKAHTARILQVLGFESRLQAGLAAYVYETSVLEGRPGVADG is encoded by the coding sequence ATGGCGGTATTTCGGGATGTCTTAGCGGATCCCGAGTGGCGTGCGGCGGTGGAGACGCTCACGCCTCGGCAGCTTGACGTGTTCTTGCTGCTGGGGAGGGGGATGTCGACCAAGCAGATCGCTGCGCGGCTGGGGGTCACGGAGCATACGGTGAAGGCGCATACGGCGAGGATTCTTCAGGTTCTAGGGTTCGAGTCGCGGTTGCAGGCGGGGTTGGCGGCTTATGTATATGAGACGTCGGTTTTGGAGGGACGGCCAGGAGTGGCCGACGGGTAG
- a CDS encoding response regulator transcription factor: MEAFQDPPLDDEWSSSVEQLTPRQLDVFFLLGKGMSTKQIAMRLTVTEHTVKAHTARILHVLGLESRLQAGLAAYVYKASMTGRRGESPNA; the protein is encoded by the coding sequence ATGGAAGCGTTTCAGGATCCTCCGCTCGACGATGAGTGGAGTTCCTCCGTCGAGCAGCTAACCCCCCGTCAGCTTGATGTGTTCTTCCTCCTGGGTAAGGGCATGTCGACCAAGCAGATCGCGATGCGGCTGACCGTTACGGAGCACACGGTCAAGGCACATACGGCCAGGATTCTCCACGTTCTAGGTCTGGAATCACGGTTGCAGGCGGGATTGGCGGCCTACGTTTACAAGGCGTCGATGACCGGAAGGCGCGGCGAGTCACCGAATGCGTAG